Proteins encoded together in one Streptomyces umbrinus window:
- a CDS encoding DUF4419 domain-containing protein, producing the protein MVTFEIDDVTPAPEPLPTRPLGELAVDALAVGGDPSTPVIEPNGVHPLLGAVGRAFADHRRLVLTPDAVWLTIAQGLAQHIRLHAEELRPRLVRHAGRRRLTVAVDGPMPRDPNSWQDAVELFHKLLAAEIDGTGTTADLFECDFSTSTDVERVAGRIVMLDAYAPYFALWMTFVCGIPSITLAGTVEDWQRIRARLDAVADLGMETWCRSLVPMADQFVRAAAGDVDTAFWRRIYSPVDAYGGEVVTGWIARFYPYLTRRGAVTRPNPLLELPLDEPRDLTLDGMFYTGPGVRSDDVPATLSRLVVHINDRVEGDNRVVALHAGLVGVGQDDDGSLRPVAGWHLTSAAVEMDDVIDRIVCDHATTPAQSPDGLWFEGCADVVALYSRVGSATLFDGAWRLRPIADRRTMWRGHRAHSIAIIIDLADGRSLGAVDDSRTGTTHWVVCRIEEAPSDGEDTNRPRFRLVDEPNEVRVYGTSLPLLLDAALDSGGDIAHLETGRLDELDRGIV; encoded by the coding sequence ATGGTGACGTTCGAGATCGACGATGTGACGCCCGCTCCAGAGCCGCTGCCCACCCGGCCTCTCGGCGAACTGGCCGTGGACGCGCTCGCGGTCGGCGGGGACCCGAGCACTCCGGTCATCGAGCCCAATGGTGTGCATCCGCTGCTCGGGGCGGTGGGGCGTGCGTTCGCCGATCATCGTCGGCTGGTGCTGACCCCGGACGCGGTATGGCTGACGATCGCGCAGGGCCTCGCCCAGCACATCCGTCTGCATGCCGAGGAGCTGCGGCCACGGCTGGTGCGTCACGCGGGCCGCAGGCGACTCACCGTGGCCGTCGACGGGCCGATGCCGCGCGACCCGAACTCCTGGCAGGACGCTGTGGAGTTGTTCCACAAACTGCTCGCGGCGGAGATCGACGGCACCGGCACGACCGCCGATCTGTTCGAGTGCGACTTCTCCACCAGTACCGATGTCGAGCGGGTCGCGGGACGCATCGTCATGCTCGACGCGTACGCGCCGTACTTCGCCTTGTGGATGACCTTCGTCTGCGGAATCCCGTCGATCACGTTGGCCGGCACGGTCGAGGACTGGCAGCGGATCCGCGCACGGCTGGACGCGGTCGCCGACCTGGGCATGGAGACGTGGTGCCGGTCGCTCGTCCCGATGGCCGACCAGTTCGTCCGTGCCGCGGCAGGCGACGTCGACACCGCGTTCTGGCGCCGCATCTACAGCCCGGTCGACGCCTACGGCGGCGAGGTCGTCACCGGGTGGATCGCACGGTTCTATCCGTATCTGACCCGCCGCGGTGCCGTCACGAGGCCGAATCCACTGCTGGAACTCCCCCTCGACGAACCGCGCGACCTGACCCTCGACGGCATGTTCTACACGGGCCCAGGGGTGCGCAGCGACGACGTGCCGGCCACCCTGTCACGGCTGGTCGTCCACATCAACGACCGGGTGGAAGGCGACAATCGAGTGGTCGCCCTGCACGCCGGACTCGTGGGTGTCGGCCAGGACGACGACGGATCGCTGCGGCCGGTGGCGGGCTGGCATCTCACCTCGGCTGCGGTCGAGATGGACGACGTGATCGACCGGATCGTGTGTGACCATGCCACCACCCCCGCGCAGTCTCCGGACGGGCTCTGGTTCGAGGGGTGCGCGGACGTGGTGGCGCTCTACAGCCGTGTCGGCTCCGCGACACTGTTCGACGGCGCCTGGCGACTGCGGCCCATCGCCGACCGCCGCACGATGTGGCGCGGTCATCGAGCGCACTCGATCGCCATCATCATCGACCTCGCGGACGGCCGGAGTCTCGGCGCGGTCGACGACTCCCGCACAGGGACGACCCATTGGGTCGTCTGCCGGATCGAGGAAGCACCGTCCGACGGCGAAGACACGAACCGCCCTCGTTTCCGGCTCGTCGACGAGCCGAACGAGGTCCGTGTGTACGGCACTTCGCTCCCTCTCCTCCTCGACGCGGCCCTGGACTCGGGCGGTGACATCGCGCACCTGGAGACCGGCCGGCTCGACGAACTGGACCGCGGCATCGTCTGA
- a CDS encoding alkene reductase translates to MTSLFQSHQLGELTLPNRVVMAPMTRVRAAAGGLATPSMATYYAQRATAGLIVTEGVQPSLIGQSNPGTPGLHTEEQQASWQPVTDAVHVNGGRIFAQVMHGGRVSHPDTTGTRPVGPSAVPAVGDVFTPTGPQPAPVPRALETSEVPEHARSYADAARRAVDAGFDGVELHGANGYLISQFLSSNANLRTDRYGGSVAHRIRFAVEAVSETVEAVGAARTGIRLSPGGTFWGVRESEVTELYTALLGELARLELAYVHLEATADEEVLVALRRAWPGTLVMNPVVPMGPKQTGRSEADHWLGLGAELISFGRAFIANPDLVERLRTGVPVAPVDEATYYQGGDAGYLTYPAHQYSA, encoded by the coding sequence GTGACGAGCCTGTTCCAGAGCCATCAGCTCGGCGAACTGACGCTGCCCAACCGTGTCGTGATGGCCCCCATGACGCGGGTGAGGGCCGCTGCCGGTGGCCTGGCGACGCCGTCGATGGCGACCTACTACGCCCAGCGTGCGACCGCCGGGCTGATCGTGACCGAGGGGGTCCAGCCGAGCCTGATCGGGCAGTCCAACCCGGGCACGCCCGGTCTGCACACCGAGGAGCAGCAGGCCTCGTGGCAGCCGGTGACGGACGCCGTGCACGTCAACGGAGGGCGGATCTTCGCCCAGGTCATGCACGGCGGGCGCGTCTCGCATCCCGACACGACGGGCACGCGGCCCGTCGGCCCGTCGGCCGTGCCCGCCGTCGGCGACGTCTTCACGCCGACCGGCCCCCAGCCCGCCCCCGTGCCCCGCGCGCTGGAGACCTCGGAAGTCCCGGAGCACGCCCGCTCCTACGCCGACGCGGCACGCCGGGCCGTGGACGCGGGATTCGACGGAGTGGAACTGCACGGAGCCAACGGATACCTGATCTCGCAGTTCCTCTCGTCCAACGCCAACCTGCGCACGGACCGGTACGGAGGCTCCGTGGCCCACCGGATCAGGTTCGCCGTCGAGGCGGTGTCCGAGACCGTCGAGGCGGTCGGCGCGGCCCGCACGGGCATCCGGCTCTCCCCGGGCGGGACCTTCTGGGGTGTGCGGGAGTCGGAGGTCACGGAGCTCTACACCGCCCTGCTCGGCGAGTTGGCGCGGCTGGAGTTGGCGTACGTCCATCTCGAAGCGACCGCGGACGAAGAGGTGCTGGTGGCGCTCCGCCGTGCCTGGCCGGGCACACTCGTCATGAACCCGGTCGTCCCCATGGGCCCCAAGCAGACCGGCAGGTCCGAGGCCGACCACTGGCTCGGTCTGGGCGCGGAACTCATCAGCTTCGGCCGCGCCTTCATCGCCAACCCCGATCTGGTGGAACGCCTGCGCACGGGTGTTCCCGTCGCGCCCGTCGACGAGGCGACCTACTACCAGGGCGGCGACGCGGGGTACCTGACGTATCCGGCTCACCAGTACAGCGCCTGA
- a CDS encoding MerR family transcriptional regulator — translation MRIGELAERAGVSVRSLRYYEEQGLLTSTRSASGQRHYTDYEVERVTFIQRMYAAGLSSRTITELLPCVDSPSEENSDAALERMGQERDRLTAHIAELVQTRDALDGLMTAARAHREQFQAAASA, via the coding sequence ATGCGCATCGGAGAGCTCGCCGAACGGGCCGGCGTCAGCGTCCGGTCGCTGCGCTACTACGAGGAACAGGGCCTGCTCACCAGCACCCGCAGCGCCAGTGGCCAGCGGCACTACACGGACTACGAGGTCGAGCGCGTCACGTTCATCCAGCGGATGTACGCGGCAGGCCTGTCCAGCCGGACCATCACCGAACTGCTCCCCTGCGTCGACTCGCCCAGCGAGGAGAACTCGGACGCCGCCCTCGAACGCATGGGCCAGGAACGCGACCGGCTCACCGCACACATCGCGGAACTCGTTCAGACCCGTGACGCCCTGGACGGCCTGATGACCGCGGCCCGAGCACACCGCGAGCAGTTCCAGGCGGCCGCCTCCGCCTGA
- a CDS encoding class I SAM-dependent methyltransferase → MTDETIVNTHQAEAWNGYEGTHWADHQTRYDNLNDDANAPLLTAARIKDTDAVVDVGCGNGRLTRLAAGRGARALGVDLSVPMLERARASAAEEKLDNVSFVQGDAQVYPFPEAGFDVAVSRFGVMFFADPVAAFANIGRALRPGGRLAFVCPQAFSRMEQSVIFAAVAEHVPLPDLSQDTKTGPASFADPERTTGVLRDAGFEDADAEAIERTQVWGTDAEDAATFLFGWGPMRHWLRDTDPQATEHARRAAVDAFRAYESDTGVRLTSRLWLVTATWPGVA, encoded by the coding sequence ATGACGGACGAGACGATCGTGAACACGCATCAGGCCGAGGCCTGGAACGGCTACGAAGGCACCCACTGGGCGGATCACCAGACGCGCTACGACAATCTCAACGACGACGCCAACGCGCCTCTCCTGACCGCCGCCCGTATCAAGGACACGGACGCGGTCGTCGACGTCGGCTGCGGCAACGGACGTCTCACCCGCCTCGCGGCCGGCCGAGGAGCCCGAGCCCTCGGTGTCGACCTGTCCGTGCCGATGCTGGAGCGGGCCAGGGCGAGCGCAGCCGAGGAGAAGCTCGACAACGTCTCCTTCGTACAGGGCGACGCCCAGGTGTACCCCTTTCCCGAGGCGGGTTTCGACGTGGCGGTCAGCCGCTTCGGGGTGATGTTCTTCGCCGATCCGGTGGCCGCGTTCGCCAACATCGGACGGGCTCTGCGGCCGGGCGGACGCCTCGCCTTCGTCTGTCCGCAGGCCTTCAGCCGAATGGAACAGTCCGTCATCTTTGCCGCCGTCGCCGAGCATGTGCCCCTGCCCGACCTGTCCCAGGACACGAAGACAGGCCCCGCCTCCTTCGCCGACCCCGAACGCACCACGGGCGTTCTGCGCGACGCCGGCTTCGAGGACGCCGACGCCGAGGCGATCGAACGGACTCAGGTGTGGGGCACGGACGCGGAGGACGCCGCGACCTTCCTCTTCGGCTGGGGCCCCATGCGGCACTGGCTGCGGGACACCGACCCGCAGGCCACGGAGCATGCCCGGCGCGCGGCGGTCGACGCCTTCCGCGCCTACGAGTCGGACACCGGCGTACGGCTGACATCGCGGCTCTGGCTGGTGACCGCCACCTGGCCGGGAGTCGCGTGA
- a CDS encoding HEAT repeat domain-containing protein, with amino-acid sequence MGPEHQIAFFLRELAGRNTQRRVAAAKGLGKVGRREHAWVLAETAGDPVPQVREAAAIGLGRLGVPEAGEKVLPLLMGDMDPWVRRRASLAAIHLGLHGDGIVRAFTKLLDDPEYHVRINALVGLTALGVPGDVSTLVSLLGDPDGAVWGRARSLIYELRDDPAVKAEVIRTARQGDAAARIEALTLLPGRCTERLLDSLLAGLRDPSPDVRIAVASRLSDVETPQIRDALATALDVEQSPAVAARLLRMLEQPGDQQLIGPARRWLRDPVAGPAAARTLGEVDTGTAVELLRGVIDDTGVPGPTRAAAAKAIGECGRWDAVWQLLPLLDDPDTDVQAGAVDGLGAAVYSGLRLWERWPVTRVLVDRLAAEPSTAWRTGYALIGLPDALPVLRRLADSAEAAEVRAAVLSLLVPEDLDGPGRGRYGAEEDVRRLVRGLDDTEEPVRYSAALALEQWLRFGFALPPGREALHDRLGTLASDPSPRLRQAVAAVLQALADPGGPN; translated from the coding sequence ATGGGACCGGAGCACCAGATCGCCTTCTTCCTGAGGGAGTTGGCGGGTCGCAATACACAGCGTCGCGTGGCGGCGGCGAAGGGGCTGGGCAAGGTCGGCCGTCGCGAGCACGCCTGGGTGCTCGCCGAGACGGCCGGTGACCCGGTGCCCCAGGTCCGCGAGGCCGCGGCCATCGGCCTCGGCCGGCTCGGGGTGCCGGAGGCGGGCGAGAAGGTGCTGCCGCTCCTGATGGGCGACATGGATCCATGGGTACGCCGCAGGGCCTCGCTCGCCGCGATCCACCTTGGGCTGCACGGCGACGGGATCGTGCGTGCCTTCACGAAGCTGCTCGACGACCCGGAGTACCACGTCCGTATCAACGCTCTCGTCGGCCTGACGGCTTTGGGCGTGCCCGGCGATGTCTCGACGCTGGTGAGCCTGCTCGGCGATCCGGACGGCGCCGTGTGGGGACGGGCCCGGAGCCTGATCTACGAACTGCGGGACGATCCGGCCGTGAAGGCCGAGGTGATCCGGACGGCCCGGCAGGGCGACGCCGCCGCACGCATAGAGGCGCTCACCCTGCTGCCGGGCCGGTGCACCGAGCGACTGCTCGACTCGCTGCTCGCTGGGCTGCGCGACCCGTCCCCCGACGTACGGATCGCGGTGGCGTCGCGGCTGTCCGACGTGGAGACGCCGCAGATTCGTGACGCCCTGGCCACCGCGCTTGACGTGGAACAGAGCCCGGCCGTGGCAGCGCGTCTGCTGCGCATGCTGGAACAGCCGGGCGACCAGCAACTGATCGGCCCGGCACGGCGATGGCTGCGCGACCCCGTGGCCGGTCCGGCGGCCGCTCGCACGTTGGGAGAGGTGGACACCGGGACGGCCGTGGAACTCCTGCGCGGCGTCATCGACGACACCGGGGTGCCGGGACCGACCCGTGCCGCCGCCGCGAAAGCCATTGGCGAGTGCGGGAGATGGGACGCCGTGTGGCAGTTGCTCCCGCTGCTCGACGATCCGGACACGGATGTGCAGGCAGGTGCCGTCGACGGCCTGGGCGCAGCCGTCTACAGCGGACTGCGCCTCTGGGAGCGTTGGCCCGTGACCCGCGTTCTGGTCGATCGCCTCGCGGCGGAGCCGAGCACGGCCTGGCGGACGGGCTATGCCCTGATCGGGCTGCCTGACGCACTGCCGGTCCTGCGACGCCTGGCCGACAGTGCCGAGGCGGCCGAGGTCAGGGCCGCGGTGCTCTCGCTACTCGTCCCGGAAGACCTTGATGGCCCAGGTCGCGGCAGATACGGCGCCGAGGAGGACGTACGCCGCTTGGTGCGAGGGCTCGACGACACTGAGGAGCCGGTCCGCTACAGCGCCGCGCTCGCTCTCGAGCAGTGGCTCAGGTTCGGCTTCGCGCTCCCGCCTGGCCGCGAGGCGCTGCACGACCGGTTGGGGACCCTCGCCTCGGACCCGTCCCCGCGGCTGCGGCAGGCTGTCGCCGCCGTGCTCCAGGCTCTTGCGGATCCAGGTGGCCCGAACTGA